A stretch of DNA from Coregonus clupeaformis isolate EN_2021a unplaced genomic scaffold, ASM2061545v1 scaf0386, whole genome shotgun sequence:
CATAAGTGGTATGTAgtaactatgtagctagctaactgagCTTCTGAATAAGTCGGCTTTGAGtcagatagctagctagttagctaacaactAGCTGGACAGGTAGTCAGCCAGAAAATCAACATGCtctaaccttagctagctagttagctaattgtCATTGGATGCCACTGAGTCATGCGTCATGTCTTGCtgtgttagctagatagctattaCAGGTTACAATGAATTGTGTTGTTTTACATAATGGTCATAGTTATCAACATCCCCTTTTTCCAGGTTGGCAGCCTCGCTGGTTTGTACTGGAAGGAGGGACTTTGTCCTACTATGACTCCCAAGAAGATTCCTGGAAAGGATGCAAGGGCAGCATCAAAATCTCAGTGTGTGAAATACAAGGTTGGTACTTATTGGCTTGGTAAATACTGTGGCCGGTATATTATGACAACATGCTAACTGTTGCGCTCCTTTGAACTAGATGGGCTACACCATACTGAAGAGGCAATCTGAAGCTTAGCCTATATTGTTTTAGTCATAAAAATATCACTACTCACCAAATCTTCCATTTGAAAAGCTCTTTACCACTTCCTGGTTACCTGTGTGCCTATACACACATGACCCAACATATAGTGCTCTAGTGTACATATTAAGTGGAATACACAAAGACAGACAAACTATAGACAACATAACAACCACATACGATTGGCCAAAATGTCTCCtacaccagtggttcccaacctggggtactaggacccctcagggtacttggcctatccacacgGGGTACttgaagactcatgagaccatagacTTACTGATAAAATGCACACGAGGTGGTGCTTCAGGGGAATTCCGGGCAGAGCTAAATTCGGTTGGTGGTACACTAACCCGAAaagggttgggaaccactgtcctACACCCTTGAGGATGCTGTTAACTCGGGTTTaccccctctctgtctttctctctcttccactccatctctcaccccCTACTAGTCCACTCCTCTGACTTCACACGTGTTGACCTGACCATCCCTGGAGAACAGTACTTCTACCTCAGAGCCATCAACGCAGCGGAGAGGCAGAAATGGCTGGTCGCCTTGGGATCTGCAAAGGCCTGCCTCACAGACAACCGAACCAAGAGAGAGAAAGGTAAGGTGATAGCTTTGGGTTACTCCAAACAAGTCTGAAAACACACAATAGCTTGAATGAAACATGATTTCATGCTGTTGTGTGGGTATTTTATTTGGCTTGGTTTGACCTGTTGTATGTGAACCTGGTGTCTGTCATGGACATGTAGGGCTACATGGGTGACCTCTTAAAAGCTATCAAACTGACTTCGTGAAATGAATGTGTTATAACTCAATATCTACAGCAGGGTTCCTCAACTGGTGGCCTGTGGGTGAAATTATTTGTCCCTCCCCAGTTTTCTGAAGAAAAACCCCCAAAACCAGTTGTTTGTTTGTCTgaacataagactgtaaaaacaccagcaaatcagcgccgagtgattttaattttggaaatctgttccaaagtattcccacgtatAATAGAGATATATGTGATGGTATAAATGTAAACAAGGTTTGAAAttaatgttttagtcaaatattatatatttttaggATTCTTCCGGTCAATTTGAAGTCTACAAAGTATTTGTaactatgttccggccccctgaccatccgctcaagaaaaaaataaaaattggcccgcggctgaatctagttgatgatctacAGTAAGCAAGTGAGAacttctgcatcccaaatggcatctattcccaaatagtgcactacttttcaccagagcctaTTGGcactgctcaaaagtagtgcactaaatagggagtagggtgtcatttgggacgtaacctgtAAAAGTAATTTCCAGGTGAACAAAAGAGAAGAGCAGTTGCAGATAAAGCCAATCCTGTTTATTACAAGTTACAACAGGGAGACACCTCCAGCACAGAAGCAGAGAAATGGTCTACTTGGCCTTCTCTGATCAGCAGACAACTGTTCTGTAAACGCCAGCCGAGGGGCTTGTAGGAAGTCAAAACAAAAGGTGTCAGCTGCTACAGAATCAGTGTTTCAcagaaaatacaataataatCAGTGTGTTGAGTACACAACAGTCTGGCGTCAATCACTATCAACAGATATGAGTTTAATGCATAACATAAAGCATCCAGTCTAGTGACTATCAACCCAAGACTCACCAACAGAACACTGGACATTGTGTATTATAGAAAGAGAAATGTATGCACTGAATATGAGCTTTATTAATCTTAAAAATTCAAATTACACAGCCAAGGATATTTTCAAGAAGcgacatctctctcgctctctcgctctctcagagCACCAGGAGAACACAGAGGCTCTGAAGACCAAGATGTCAGAGTTGAGGCTGTACTgtgaccttctcctccagcaaGTCAACCAGATCAAGGACAGTGAGGAGACTGAGGAGGTAAGACAGAGGGAGGGCTGAGGTTTCAATGGCCTATTTACTCTCTGTGCAACCATAGAATCTTTTCTCACTGAGTTCAGTATGGATGCTCTGTTTGAGTCGCCATTGGATTTGGTTGCTATGTATGTTGCTATGCAAATGGCCAGTCACTTTGACAGCACAAGCAAGGGATAAGCAATCTGCTTAGGAGTTGATGGTTGTGTGTCTGTTTCAGCCAGGGGAGAACTCTGGCACCATGGTGAAGTCTACATGCACCACCTTCCTCAAGACGTTGGAGGAGTGCATGCTGATCGCCAACCGCACCTTCAGCTCAGACCAGGCTACAAAGACCCCGCCCGGGTCACCTCCCGTGGCCACCATCAAACCCCAGAAGGTACCAACGTACGCATAGAGATaccaaagatttttataactaaaccaagatagaccacagcccgtcgtttcaaatgggaacaaatgagtcatagtgggcagaacaagcaaggaggtgggcagagccaaacaCGAACTAGcaagatcctattggcgtgttctagcatacatttgcatatttgcgttagggaacgcctactctgaagtgtgcgtgtgcaataactcaattcaccTTTGCACCCTTTCTAAACAATGCAATTTTTTCGAAAATCTAAAGTCCCAACCTAGATTGGAGCCAATGTCTTaattaagtagttgaacatgttattactccaacctcgtgacaAACGAAAatgttttcattttcgtcaaaaacaactttatattgaAGGACAGccttttgatttgacggcctgcaaaTGCGCAGTTCGGTGCAAGACGACCGTTAGAACCAATGACGTAATTCtacgcatgagcttagctagccaacgtcgccattacatcgcctacaagtgtgatcagggatttctattggagagcagttttagcctatcttcttactgtactgtctttggctAATGTGCTATTTTCTTTGTTCCACAGGTCAAacctgtcaatcaatcaaatcaggaAAAGTAGGTGGCTCTCTTTTCAGAAGTTTGGTTTCAAGCTAACTTGTTGCTCACGGTCTTAACCTTTACACCAGCATTCCACCTTTATGGAACACACTCCCTTATCTCCATCTTggagcatgcatgagagcatctgttccggatgactgtgtgatcacgctttccgtagccgatgtgagcaagacctttaaacaggtcaacattcacaaggccgcggggccaaaCGGAttacctctccctgaccgagtctgtaatacctacatgtttcaagcagaccaccatagtccctgtgcccaagaatgcgaaggtaacctgcctaaatgactaccgccctgtagcactgacgtctgtaggcatgaagtgctttgaaaggctggtcatggctcacatcaacaccatcatcccggaaaccctagacccacataccgccccaacagatccacagatgacgcaatcttaatcacactccacactgccctttcccacctggacaaaaggaacacttatgacataagagcgtctgctaaatgacgtaaatgtaaatgtaaatgtatgactcccgagtggcgcagtggtctaaggccactgtggcactagagatcctggttcgagtccagactctgtcgcagccggccgctactgggagacccatgggcggcgcacaattggtccagcgtcgtccaaggtaagagcgtctgctaaatgacttaaatgtaaatgtatgtgagaatgctgttcattgactacagctcagctttcaacaccatagtgcccacaaagctcatcgctaaggaccctgggactaagcacctccctctgcaactggatcctggacttcctgacgggccacccccaggtggtaagggtaggcaacaacacatctgccacgctgatctgcaacactggggcccctcaggggtgagtgcttagtcccctcctgtactccctgttcacccacgactacgtggccaagcacgactccaacacaccatcattaagtttgctgaagacacaacagtggtaggcctgatcaccgacaacgattagacagcctatagggaggagatcagagacctggcagtgtggtgccaggacgacaacctctccctcaacgtgcgcaaaacaaaggagctgatcgtggactacaggaaaaggagggccgaacaggccctcattaacatcgacagggcggtggagcgggtcgagagtttcaagttccttggtgtccacatcaccaacaaactatcatggtccaaacacaccaagacagtcgtgaagaggccacgacaacaccttttccccctcaggagactgcaagatttggcatgggtccccagatcctcaaatatgtctacagctgcaccatcgagagcaccctgactggttgcatcaccgcctggcatagcaactgcttggcatccaaccgtaaggtgctacagagggtagtgcatacggcccagtacatcactggggccaagcttcctgccatccaggacctatgtactaggcagtgtcagaggaaggccccaaaaattgtcaaagactccagtcacccaagtcatagactgttctctccgcacggcaagcggtaccggagcgccaagtctaggtccaaaaggctccttaacagcttctaaccccaagccataagactgctgaacaattaataaaatgtccacccggactatttacattgaccccccccttcccttgtttttacactgctgctacttgctgtttattatctatgcatagtcactttacccctacctacatgtacatgtattaccttgactaacctgtatccctgcacattgactcggtaccggtacccactgtatatagcctcgttattgttatgtgttactttttattttattttttactttagtttatttagaaaatattttcttaactatttcttgaaccgaattgttggttaagggcttggaagtaagtatttcacggtaaggtctacacctgttgtattcggtgcatgtgacaaatacattttgatttgatcttCCATGATTTGTTAGAATTCCACTAACTGCATGAAAATACAGCTTTAGATATGTATCCATGATCTCTGTGGCCAGGATGTGAGTGGTTCTTGTCTTGTTTTCCCAGACAGAGGGAGTTAAAAGAAATCTCAGAAGGATCTGTAACCCATGACAACCAGATCCTTGACTCTAGAGCAGTGGGACCAGACCAACTAGAAGGACCAGACACACTCCCTGAGAGAACCACCCAAACACCCCCTACAGGTCtctcatttacagttgaagtcggaagtttacgtacacattagccaaatacatttaaactcagtttttcacaattcctgacattttatccaagtaaaaattccctgtcttaggtcagttaggatcaccactttattttaagaatgtgaaatgtcagaataatagtagagcgaatgatttatttcagcttttatttctttcatcacattcccagtggatcagaagtttacatacactcaattagtatttggtagcattgcctttaaattgtttaacttgggtcaaacgtttcgggtagccttccacaagcttcccacaataagttgggtgaattttggcccattcctcctgacagagctggtgtaactgagtcaggtttgtaggcctccttgctcgcacactctttttcagttctgcccacacattttctataggattgaggtcagggctttgtgatggccactccaatactttgactttgttgtccttaagccattttgccacaactttggaagtatgcttggggtcattatccatttggaagacccatttgcgaccaagctttaacttcctgactgatgtcttgagatgttgcttcaatatatccacataattttccttcctcatgatgccatctattttgtgaagtgcaccagtccctcctgcagcaaagcacccccacagcatgatgctgccactcccgtgcttcacggttggggatggtgttcttcggcttgcaagtgacccccttttccctccaaacataacgatggtcattatggccaaacagttctatttttgtttcatcagaccagaggacatttctccaaaaagtacgatctttgtccccatgtgcagttgcaaaccgtagtctggcttttttatggcggttttggagcagtggcttcttccttgctgagcggccttttaggttatgtcgatataggactcgttttactgtggatatagatacttttgtacctgtttcctccagcatcttcacaaggtcctttgctgctgttctgggattgatttgcacttttcgcaccaaagtacataatctctaggagacagaacgcgtctccttcctgagcggtatgacagctgcgtggtcccatggtgtttatacttgcgtactattgtttgctcagatgaacgtggtaccttcaggcgtttggaaattgctcccaaggatgaaccagacttgtggaggtctacaaaaaaaattctgaggtcttggctgatttctttagattttcccatgatgtcaagcaaagaggcactgagtttgaaggtaggccttgaaatacatccacaggtacacctccaattgactcaaatgatgtcaattagcatatcagaaacttataaagccatgacatcattttctggaattttccaagctgtttaaaggcacagtcaacttagtgtatgtaaacttctgacccactggaattgtgatacagtgaattataagtgaaataatctgtctgtaaacaattgttggaaaaattacttgtcatgcacaatgtagatgtcctaaccgacttgccaaaactatagtttgttaacaagacatttgtggagtggttgaaaaacaagttttaatgactccaacctaagtgtatgtaaatgtccGACTTCAACAGTAAATACACTTGCGTGTTCaaatgcacgtgcacacacacaccctgtatgTAAACCATAATCACCTCCAAAGCATGAGACCTTTTACTGCTCACCATACAGGAGATCTGTAGAAAGAGGACCAGCTGAAGTTGATCAAGTAATGCCTTATAGATGGGAGACAATGATGGATGCCCAGCAGCTTTATTATATCTACCTTAACGTTGATTTAAATAACGGACCCAAATGTACGAAGACATTACTATCGCTGGCACACGATAAATGTGGAACTCAGAAAGAGCTTCTGTCACTACGTTCTATACCCAGAGACTTGTCTACTTTTAAGATAGTGGTTTAGAGTTCTCCTTGAAATGGCATTGACCATTTCTGCTTGAATGGGTTTCACATGCCAGTTGCTATGGCTCATACATGCCAACTGGAACAGAACATTTGTTAACATGTTGTGTGTGTGGCTCTGTGCCATACAGAGAATAGCCCAGCCGGCGGGGACCACCAGGACCCAGAGGAGTCTgtagtggaggaggaagaggaggagtccGCTCCCCAAACCAATCCTGACCCAGAACACACTGACCAACCAGCAcagcaagaggaagaggaggaattcAAAGAGGTGGAGCAGGAAATGAGCAATGCCCAAGAAGAAGAGAAACAGGAAGTGACCCAGGACCAACAGGAAACTGTCACTGACCAAGAGGAAGCCAAGccggagggagaagaagaggaggagacagagcagGTGGACACATTCTTCAGTACGATGAGTCACAGGTATGGGGACACACCGCAAGAGGGACACATACTGTAGACCTTACGGTGGAGGGTGAAGTTGACCCCAAGAGGGACACATACTGTAGACCTTACGGTGGAGGGTGAAGTTGACCCCAAGAGGGACACATACTGTAGACCTTACGGTGGAGGGTGAAGTTGACCCCAAGAGGGACACATACTGTAGACCTTACGGTGGAGGGTGAAGTTGACCCCAAGAGGGACACATACTGTAGACCTTACGGTGGAGGGTGAAGTTGACCCCAAGAGGGACACATACTGTAGACCTTACGGTGGAGGGTGAAGTTGACCCCAAGAGGGACACATACTGTAGACCTTACGGTGGAGGGTGAAGTTGACCCCAAGAGGGACACATACTGTAGACCTTACGGTGGAGGGTGAAGTTGACCCCAAGAGGGACACATACTGTAGACCTTACGGTGGAGGGTGAAGTTGACCCCAAGAGGGACACATACTGTAGACCTTACGGTGGAGGGTGAAGTTGACCCCAAGAGGGACACATACTGTAGACCTTACGGTGGAGGGTGAAGTTGACCCCAAGAGGGACACATACTGTAGACCTTACGGTGGAGGGTGAAGTTGACCCCAAGAGGGACACATACTGTAGACCTTACGGTGGAGGGTGAAGTTGACCCCAAGAGGGACACATACTGTAGACCTTACGGTGGAGGGTGAAGTTGACCCCAAGAGGGACACATACTGTAGACCTTACGGTGGAGGGTGAAGTTGACCCCAAGAGGGACACATACTGTAGACCTTACGGTGGAGGGTGAAGTTGACCCCAAGAGGGACACATACTGTAGACCTTACGGTGGAGGGTGAAGTTGACCCCAAGAGGGACACATACTGTAGACCTTACGGTGGAGGGTGAAGTTGACCCCAAGAGG
This window harbors:
- the LOC121558336 gene encoding pleckstrin homology domain-containing family A member 8 isoform X2, which translates into the protein MEGILYKWTNYISGWQPRWFVLEGGTLSYYDSQEDSWKGCKGSIKISVCEIQVHSSDFTRVDLTIPGEQYFYLRAINAAERQKWLVALGSAKACLTDNRTKREKEHQENTEALKTKMSELRLYCDLLLQQVNQIKDSEETEEPGENSGTMVKSTCTTFLKTLEECMLIANRTFSSDQATKTPPGSPPVATIKPQKVKPVNQSNQEKQRELKEISEGSVTHDNQILDSRAVGPDQLEGPDTLPERTTQTPPTENSPAGGDHQDPEESVVEEEEEESAPQTNPDPEHTDQPAQQEEEEEFKEVEQEMSNAQEEEKQEVTQDQQETVTDQEEAKPEGEEEEETEQVDTFFSTMSHRFSDIRLVEDSGIPTQAFLDSCYAIVPVLDKLGSTVFAPVKMDFTGNIKKIHQKLSSDPGSFPTLQTIVLHEVQTGVSRVRNSATEALLWLKRGLKFLKEFLSQVNSGERDIPGALGNAYGRSLRQYHGWVVRGVFAATIVN
- the LOC121558336 gene encoding pleckstrin homology domain-containing family A member 8 isoform X1, whose translation is MEGILYKWTNYISGWQPRWFVLEGGTLSYYDSQEDSWKGCKGSIKISVCEIQVHSSDFTRVDLTIPGEQYFYLRAINAAERQKWLVALGSAKACLTDNRTKREKEHQENTEALKTKMSELRLYCDLLLQQVNQIKDSEETEEPGENSGTMVKSTCTTFLKTLEECMLIANRTFSSDQATKTPPGSPPVATIKPQKVKPVNQSNQEKQRELKEISEGSVTHDNQILDSRAVGPDQLEGPDTLPERTTQTPPTENSPAGGDHQDPEESVVEEEEEESAPQTNPDPEHTDQPAQQEEEEEFKEVEQEMSNAQEEEKQEVTQDQQETVTDQEEAKPEGEEEEETEQVDTFFSTMSHRFSDIRLVEDSGIPTQAFLDSCYAIVPVLDKLGSTVFAPVKMDFTGNIKKIHQKLSSDPGSFPTLQTIVLHEVQTGVSRVRNSATEALLWLKRGLKFLKEFLSQVNSGERDIPGALGNAYGRSLRQYHGWVVRGVFALALRAAPSYSSFAAALVSREGDELKEGFNTGMHRDLGVYLPAMEKQLAILDALYEEYNLESEEVV
- the LOC121558336 gene encoding pleckstrin homology domain-containing family A member 8 isoform X3, with translation MEGILYKWTNYISGWQPRWFVLEGGTLSYYDSQEDSWKGCKGSIKISVCEIQVHSSDFTRVDLTIPGEQYFYLRAINAAERQKWLVALGSAKACLTDNRTKREKEHQENTEALKTKMSELRLYCDLLLQQVNQIKDSEETEEPGENSGTMVKSTCTTFLKTLEECMLIANRTFSSDQATKTPPGSPPVATIKPQKVKPVNQSNQEKQRELKEISEGSVTHDNQILDSRAVGPDQLEGPDTLPERTTQTPPTENSPAGGDHQDPEESVVEEEEEESAPQTNPDPEHTDQPAQQEEEEEFKEVEQEMSNAQEEEKQEVTQDQQETVTDQEEAKPEGEEEEETEQVDTFFSTMSHRFSDIRLVEDSGIPTQAFLDSCYAIVPVLDKLGSTVFAPVKMDFTGNIKKIHQKLSSDPGSFPTLQTIVLHEVQTGVSRVRNSATEALLWLKRGLKFLKEFLSQVNSGERDIPGALGNAYGRSLRQYHGWVVRGVFA